Proteins encoded in a region of the Streptomyces sp. NBC_01298 genome:
- a CDS encoding alpha/beta hydrolase, whose translation MHRSRPAAGSASRARTRIAVGFVGTALAGALLAAVPGPGSGRVPGPAAARTSAPAPIQWGACPERPAPADMRCGTLTVPIDHEGKAKGTVRLAVARLPATGPAGKRIGSLVLNFGGPGAPGVSTLAADPNAFAELNKRYDLVAFDPRGVGHSAPVTCGGITQTGAGAAPTGPAAELAALRAEAKRCALDSGPVLPYVGTVSVARDMDLLRRALGEDKLDYLGFSYGTRLGAVYAALFPRRTGRMVLDGVDTLTEPLGEQALLSAVGQQRALDGFLVWCAHRQDCVYGTNTRTAKEKVQALVTRLDATPLTGEGGLRFTGQDVADAIGIALYSRKAWPALADALALVERRGDPVGLMQLGGPEEPPPPTEDPTDGPGTGAAAVPADNAAAALVAVNCADDPDRGDAKASPADVARELEALQPVFLAASPIFGPRQLMTVLACYGRPAGTGFIRGIDRPAGIPRILLVGTRGDPATPYEWTEETAKRLGNTVVVDYKGDGHTGYVASRCVQGYVDHFLIDGRLPSGTRSCPAGE comes from the coding sequence GTGCACCGTTCCCGTCCCGCAGCCGGCTCGGCTTCACGGGCCCGTACCCGAATAGCCGTCGGATTCGTCGGCACCGCCCTGGCCGGCGCCCTGCTCGCGGCCGTGCCCGGTCCCGGATCCGGCCGCGTCCCAGGTCCGGCTGCTGCGCGGACCTCCGCGCCCGCGCCGATCCAGTGGGGCGCCTGCCCCGAGCGGCCCGCGCCCGCGGACATGCGCTGCGGCACCCTCACCGTGCCGATCGACCACGAGGGCAAAGCCAAGGGCACGGTTCGGCTCGCCGTCGCGCGGCTGCCCGCCACCGGGCCCGCCGGCAAGCGGATCGGCTCCCTCGTGCTGAACTTCGGCGGCCCCGGCGCCCCCGGCGTCTCCACCCTCGCCGCCGACCCCAACGCCTTCGCGGAGCTCAACAAGCGCTACGACCTGGTCGCCTTCGACCCCCGGGGCGTCGGCCACAGCGCCCCCGTCACCTGCGGAGGGATCACGCAGACAGGAGCCGGCGCGGCCCCCACCGGGCCCGCCGCCGAGCTCGCCGCCCTGCGGGCCGAAGCCAAGCGCTGCGCGCTCGACTCGGGCCCGGTGCTCCCGTACGTCGGTACCGTCAGCGTGGCCCGCGACATGGACCTGCTGCGCCGGGCCCTCGGGGAGGACAAGCTCGACTACCTCGGCTTCTCCTACGGGACGCGCCTCGGCGCGGTCTACGCCGCGCTGTTCCCGCGCCGCACCGGCCGCATGGTCCTCGACGGGGTGGACACCCTCACCGAGCCGCTCGGCGAGCAGGCCCTGCTGTCGGCGGTCGGCCAGCAGCGGGCGCTGGACGGCTTCCTCGTGTGGTGCGCCCACCGGCAGGACTGCGTCTACGGCACGAACACCCGTACCGCCAAGGAGAAGGTCCAGGCCCTCGTCACCCGACTGGACGCGACGCCGCTGACCGGCGAGGGCGGACTGCGCTTCACCGGCCAGGACGTGGCCGACGCCATCGGGATCGCCCTGTACTCGCGGAAGGCCTGGCCCGCCCTCGCGGACGCGCTCGCCCTCGTCGAGCGGCGCGGCGACCCCGTGGGGCTGATGCAGCTCGGCGGCCCGGAGGAACCGCCACCGCCGACCGAGGACCCCACCGACGGGCCCGGCACGGGCGCCGCCGCCGTGCCCGCCGACAACGCCGCCGCGGCGCTCGTCGCCGTGAACTGCGCCGACGACCCGGACCGCGGCGACGCCAAGGCCTCCCCGGCGGACGTCGCGCGGGAGCTGGAGGCGCTCCAGCCGGTGTTCCTGGCCGCCTCGCCGATCTTCGGGCCGCGCCAGCTGATGACGGTCCTGGCCTGCTACGGGCGCCCCGCGGGCACCGGTTTCATCCGCGGGATCGACCGCCCCGCGGGCATCCCGCGCATCCTGCTCGTCGGGACGCGCGGAGACCCGGCGACCCCGTACGAGTGGACGGAGGAGACGGCGAAGCGGCTCGGCAACACCGTGGTCGTGGACTACAAGGGCGACGGGCACACCGGGTACGTCGCCTCGCGCTGTGTGCAGGGGTACGTGGACCACTTCCTGATCGACGGCCGGCTGCCGTCGGGGACGCGCTCCTGCCCCGCCGGGGAGTGA
- a CDS encoding AMP-dependent synthetase/ligase: MRVVSSPKPVEPVKTVIEGRVRQVWVPPLAPVPVSGSLGDIPFDNAREAPREAVLARKERDGTWRDVTAAEFAAEVLAVAKGLIAEGLRPGDRLAIMARTTYEWTLLDFAGWAAGLITVPVYPTSSAIQARWIIQDSGAVACAVEDTAQARIISAERANLPWLRHLWEFDTGALARLVKAGEHVPDEVVAARRAGCAPESVATLIYTSGTTGQPKGCVLTHANFFAEVDNSVELLHPVFKSVSKDPASTLLFLPLSHVFGRMVAVGCMRARVKLGHAPSIRGEDLLSDLAGFRPTFLLAIPYVLEKVYNTARATAEKMGRASSFDRAARIARSFGEVAVVEGKRPGLGLRLGRALYEPLVYRRIRAALGGRVRYILSGGSPLGRRLAAFYTGAGIEVFEGYGLTETTAAATVTPPLRPRLGTVGWPLPGTAVRIADDGEVLLRGPHVFAGYWNSGVAVGGEQWLSTGDIGELDADGYLTITGRKKDIIITSGGKNVAPAPLEDWLRAHPLVGQCMVVGDNRPYVTALITLEPEGLQHWRQMRKKVGVPIRQLVSDEELRADLQRAVDEANRLVSRAESIRRFAVLEGDFTEERGHLTPSLKLKRGSVARDFAREIEALYRSS; the protein is encoded by the coding sequence GTGAGGGTCGTCAGTTCCCCGAAGCCCGTCGAGCCCGTCAAGACCGTGATCGAGGGGCGCGTGCGCCAGGTGTGGGTGCCCCCGCTGGCCCCGGTGCCGGTCAGCGGGTCCCTCGGGGACATCCCCTTCGACAATGCCCGCGAGGCTCCACGGGAAGCCGTACTCGCCCGCAAGGAGCGGGACGGGACCTGGCGGGACGTCACGGCCGCCGAGTTCGCCGCCGAGGTGCTCGCCGTCGCGAAGGGGCTGATCGCCGAAGGGCTGCGCCCCGGTGACCGGCTGGCCATCATGGCGCGGACCACCTACGAGTGGACCCTGCTGGACTTCGCGGGCTGGGCGGCCGGGCTGATCACCGTACCGGTCTACCCGACCTCCTCCGCGATCCAGGCGCGCTGGATCATCCAGGACTCGGGCGCCGTGGCCTGCGCGGTGGAGGACACGGCGCAGGCGCGGATCATCAGCGCGGAGCGGGCCAACCTGCCCTGGCTGCGCCACCTCTGGGAGTTCGACACGGGGGCCCTGGCCCGGCTGGTCAAGGCCGGGGAGCACGTGCCCGACGAGGTCGTCGCCGCCCGGCGGGCCGGGTGCGCGCCGGAGTCCGTCGCGACGCTGATCTACACCTCCGGGACCACGGGCCAGCCCAAGGGGTGCGTGCTGACGCACGCCAACTTCTTCGCCGAGGTGGACAATTCGGTGGAGCTGCTGCACCCCGTCTTCAAATCGGTCAGCAAGGACCCGGCCTCGACCCTCCTCTTCCTGCCGCTGTCGCACGTCTTCGGGCGGATGGTGGCCGTCGGGTGCATGCGGGCGCGGGTGAAGCTCGGCCACGCGCCCAGCATCCGCGGCGAGGACCTGCTGTCCGACCTGGCGGGCTTCCGGCCGACCTTCCTGCTGGCGATCCCGTACGTCCTGGAGAAGGTCTACAACACCGCGCGGGCGACGGCCGAGAAGATGGGCCGGGCCTCCTCCTTCGACCGGGCGGCGCGGATCGCGCGCAGCTTCGGGGAGGTGGCGGTCGTGGAGGGCAAGCGGCCGGGGCTGGGCCTGCGGCTGGGCCGGGCGCTGTACGAACCGCTCGTCTACCGGCGGATCCGGGCGGCGCTGGGCGGGCGCGTCCGGTACATCCTGAGCGGCGGCTCCCCGCTCGGCCGGCGCCTCGCCGCCTTCTACACGGGAGCGGGCATCGAGGTCTTCGAGGGCTACGGGCTCACGGAGACGACCGCGGCCGCGACCGTCACCCCGCCGCTGCGGCCCCGGCTGGGCACGGTGGGGTGGCCGCTGCCGGGGACGGCGGTACGCATCGCGGACGACGGGGAGGTGCTGTTGCGGGGGCCGCACGTGTTCGCGGGGTACTGGAACAGCGGCGTGGCGGTGGGCGGGGAGCAGTGGCTGTCCACGGGGGACATCGGGGAGCTCGACGCGGACGGGTACCTGACGATCACCGGGCGGAAGAAGGACATCATCATCACCTCGGGCGGCAAGAACGTGGCCCCCGCACCCCTGGAGGACTGGCTACGGGCCCACCCGCTGGTGGGCCAGTGCATGGTGGTCGGCGACAACCGGCCCTATGTCACCGCGCTGATCACCCTGGAACCGGAGGGGCTCCAGCACTGGCGCCAGATGCGCAAGAAGGTGGGCGTGCCGATCAGGCAGCTGGTGTCCGACGAGGAACTGCGGGCGGACCTCCAGCGGGCGGTGGACGAGGCGAACCGGCTGGTGTCGCGGGCGGAGTCGATCCGGCGCTTCGCGGTGCTGGAAGGGGACTTCACGGAGGAGCGCGGGCACCTGACGCCTTCGCTGAAGCTGAAGAGGGGCTCGGTCGCCCGGGATTTCGCGCGGGAGATCGAAGCCCTGTACCGGTCCTCCTGA
- a CDS encoding DinB family protein, with protein sequence MPSPDPNPKAELLFYLRSAREALLWKLEGLSEYDARRPLTPTGTNLLGLVKHAATTELGYLGDTFGRPSGEPLPWVAEDAEPNADMWATPDQSRADVIGLYHRAWAHSDATLEALPLDTVGTVPWWPSHDNQVSLHHAVVRVVSDTHRHAGHADILRELLDGTVGMQPTNPGVPSADTTWWQAHHARLERAAREA encoded by the coding sequence ATGCCCTCTCCCGACCCGAACCCCAAGGCCGAGCTGCTCTTCTACCTCCGGTCGGCCCGCGAAGCCCTCCTCTGGAAGCTCGAAGGCCTCTCGGAATACGACGCCCGCCGCCCCCTCACCCCCACCGGCACGAACCTCCTGGGCCTGGTGAAGCACGCGGCCACCACGGAGCTCGGCTACCTCGGCGACACCTTCGGCCGCCCCTCCGGGGAGCCGCTCCCCTGGGTCGCGGAGGACGCCGAACCCAACGCGGACATGTGGGCCACCCCCGACCAGTCGCGCGCGGACGTCATCGGCCTCTACCACCGCGCGTGGGCCCACTCGGACGCCACGCTCGAGGCCCTCCCCCTGGACACGGTCGGCACGGTCCCGTGGTGGCCGAGCCACGACAACCAGGTCTCCCTGCACCACGCCGTGGTCCGCGTCGTCTCCGACACCCACCGGCACGCCGGCCACGCCGACATCCTCCGCGAACTCCTGGACGGCACGGTGGGCATGCAGCCCACCAACCCCGGCGTCCCGTCCGCCGACACCACCTGGTGGCAGGCCCACCACGCCCGCCTGGAACGGGCGGCCCGCGAGGCCTGA
- a CDS encoding helix-turn-helix domain-containing protein: MALSQLSAPSRASSRVPAGTPRSGVDHVNIRHSGHFTVIGNHLIQHRELSLTAIALGAYIQSLPAGARIGIKRLAERFPEGEDRISRALRELEEYGYLERSRVRLANGQVITRTVSYNHPAAKCGPVPAARPEPAPEPDPEPAPEPEPDPEPAPEPEPGLEASPGPGPDLQPEPEPEPTPEPEPGTEPGSVPRSQTAPVFVPGSAPGPVPPPEAPALLARLRGDDPRLLLADRDVRKLAPLVAQWLERGADPVAVRVMLASGLPADLRHPAGLVEHRLKAWIPPHLPAPEPVRPVERPHPMRNCDGCERGFRSPVPGARCRDCPPAE; the protein is encoded by the coding sequence ATGGCTCTTTCGCAGCTTAGCGCGCCCTCGCGCGCATCGTCCCGTGTTCCCGCCGGGACCCCCCGATCAGGTGTCGACCACGTCAACATCCGGCACTCCGGCCACTTCACCGTGATCGGCAACCACCTGATCCAGCACCGCGAGCTGTCGCTGACCGCGATCGCCCTCGGTGCCTACATCCAGTCGCTGCCCGCCGGGGCCCGCATCGGCATCAAGCGGCTCGCGGAGCGGTTCCCGGAGGGGGAGGACCGGATCTCGCGCGCGCTGCGGGAGCTGGAGGAGTACGGGTACCTGGAGCGCAGCCGGGTCCGGCTGGCGAACGGACAGGTGATCACGCGCACGGTGTCCTACAACCACCCGGCCGCGAAGTGCGGCCCGGTCCCCGCGGCGAGGCCGGAACCCGCGCCGGAACCCGACCCGGAGCCGGCCCCGGAACCGGAACCCGACCCGGAGCCCGCCCCGGAACCGGAACCCGGCCTGGAGGCCTCGCCGGGCCCGGGGCCGGACCTCCAGCCGGAGCCCGAGCCCGAGCCGACGCCGGAGCCCGAGCCGGGAACGGAGCCGGGCTCGGTGCCCCGGTCCCAGACCGCCCCGGTGTTCGTGCCGGGCTCGGCGCCCGGTCCCGTACCGCCGCCGGAGGCCCCCGCGTTGCTCGCGCGGCTGCGGGGGGACGATCCGCGGCTGCTGCTCGCCGACCGCGACGTGCGCAAGTTGGCGCCCCTGGTCGCGCAGTGGCTGGAGCGCGGAGCGGATCCCGTGGCCGTACGGGTCATGCTCGCCTCCGGACTGCCCGCCGATCTCCGCCACCCGGCGGGCCTCGTCGAGCACCGGCTCAAGGCGTGGATCCCGCCGCACCTGCCCGCGCCGGAGCCCGTACGGCCCGTCGAGCGCCCGCACCCGATGCGGAACTGCGACGGCTGCGAACGGGGCTTCAGGTCGCCGGTGCCGGGCGCCCGCTGCCGGGACTGCCCGCCCGCGGAGTGA
- a CDS encoding GNAT family N-acetyltransferase, giving the protein MDVGVMGSGTRANTAVPVRVVTATAEHGADWALRAAVAADVEVIAELRAVVMRPDLERLGRYDEHRVRQRLRDAFSPRHTSVVVIGREIAGCVAVRPAEDRLWLEHFYLAPHHQGRGLGSAVLGAVLERTDAQGMTVGLNVLRGSAARRLYERHGFVVETQDPVDVFMTRPPGSVPSPPHTSPTSDGRHPQASSTLS; this is encoded by the coding sequence ATGGACGTCGGGGTGATGGGGAGCGGGACGCGCGCGAACACCGCCGTGCCCGTACGGGTGGTCACGGCCACGGCGGAGCACGGCGCGGACTGGGCGCTGCGTGCCGCGGTGGCGGCGGACGTCGAGGTGATCGCGGAGTTGCGGGCCGTGGTCATGCGGCCGGACCTGGAACGCCTCGGGCGCTACGACGAGCACCGGGTACGGCAGCGGCTGCGGGACGCCTTCTCACCGCGGCACACGTCGGTCGTCGTCATCGGCCGCGAGATCGCGGGATGCGTCGCGGTCCGGCCCGCCGAAGACAGGCTGTGGCTGGAGCACTTCTACCTCGCTCCGCACCATCAGGGCCGTGGGCTCGGCTCCGCCGTACTGGGCGCGGTCCTGGAGCGGACGGACGCGCAGGGCATGACCGTGGGCCTGAACGTCCTGCGGGGCAGCGCCGCCCGCAGGCTCTACGAACGCCACGGATTCGTCGTGGAAACCCAGGACCCGGTCGACGTCTTCATGACGCGCCCCCCGGGATCGGTACCGAGCCCCCCGCACACGAGCCCGACCTCCGACGGACGCCACCCTCAAGCAAGCTCGACACTGAGCTGA
- a CDS encoding GNAT family N-acetyltransferase, with product MGALTVERLPAVHPDVRELERAAGPEDAGEAALDEVTSPAFVVRDRHGRVVAAAGYGTWPGGVAHVGVLTAPRARGRGLARAAGSAAVAHALGAGLLPQWRARTPASRRVAAGLGFGGLGFQLSVELA from the coding sequence GTGGGTGCGTTGACCGTGGAGCGACTGCCCGCCGTTCATCCGGACGTACGGGAACTGGAGCGGGCGGCAGGCCCCGAGGACGCGGGTGAGGCCGCGCTCGACGAGGTCACCTCGCCCGCGTTCGTCGTGCGCGACCGGCACGGGCGGGTGGTCGCCGCCGCCGGCTACGGGACCTGGCCGGGAGGGGTGGCGCATGTCGGTGTGCTGACGGCGCCAAGGGCCAGGGGGCGGGGACTGGCCCGGGCGGCGGGATCGGCGGCGGTCGCCCACGCTCTCGGCGCCGGGTTGCTGCCGCAGTGGCGGGCGCGCACTCCCGCCTCCCGGCGGGTCGCCGCCGGGTTGGGCTTCGGGGGACTGGGATTTCAGCTCAGTGTCGAGCTTGCTTGA
- a CDS encoding O-methyltransferase, with protein sequence MDDTPNQLPSTLPALRAQAADAGFTLSCEDRTGGLLTVLAAGRPGGRILELGTGAGEGAAWLLSGMDGDSRLTTVELDPAVQAIAREHLGADPRVTFVSGDGGRWLEDFDGPPFDLVFADTWPGKFTHLDRALALVAPGGTYLIDDLLPQPGWPDGHKASVDRLLAELDGRKDFRCVRLAWASGLLMAVRTA encoded by the coding sequence ATGGACGATACGCCGAACCAACTCCCCTCCACCCTGCCCGCGTTGCGCGCCCAGGCGGCCGACGCGGGCTTCACCCTCTCCTGCGAGGACCGCACGGGCGGCCTCCTGACGGTGCTGGCCGCCGGCCGCCCCGGCGGCCGGATCCTGGAGCTCGGCACCGGTGCGGGCGAGGGCGCCGCCTGGCTCCTCAGCGGCATGGACGGGGACTCCCGCCTCACCACCGTCGAACTCGACCCCGCCGTGCAGGCCATCGCCCGCGAACACCTGGGCGCCGACCCTCGGGTGACCTTCGTGTCCGGGGACGGCGGTAGGTGGCTGGAGGACTTCGACGGCCCGCCCTTCGACCTCGTCTTCGCGGACACCTGGCCGGGCAAGTTCACCCACCTCGACCGGGCCCTGGCACTGGTGGCTCCCGGCGGGACCTACCTGATCGACGATCTCCTCCCCCAGCCCGGCTGGCCGGACGGCCACAAGGCCTCCGTCGACCGCCTGCTGGCCGAGCTCGACGGGCGCAAGGACTTCCGGTGCGTCCGCCTGGCCTGGGCGAGCGGCCTCCTGATGGCGGTACGCACGGCCTGA
- a CDS encoding dicarboxylate/amino acid:cation symporter, with amino-acid sequence MSASPQTPAAEATAPAKKSSFSFPFWAQIVTGLVLGVLLGWVSRSQEISWLGTTLEQVGDIFVQLLKLAVAPLVFFAILVSITNLRKVNNAARLASRTLLWFMITSLIAVAIGLAIGLLTNPGSGTGLTPQDGKLPKREGSWLDFLTGIVPTDIITPFTELNVLQIVFLAAVAGIAALQLGTKAQPVLNLAESVLELLQKALWWVIRLAPIGTVGLIGTAIATYGWDLLGKYATFTVDVYVGSALVMFGVYPLLLWTVAKVNPLQFFKGAWPAIQLAFVSRSSVGTMPVTQKVTERLGVPKEYASFAVPFGATTKMDGCAAIYPALAAIFIAQIFDVQLGITDYLLIAFVSVVGSAATAGLTGATVMLTLTLSTLGLPLEGVGLLMAIDPILDMMRTATNVAGQALVPVIVAAREGILDKAAYATASSSLLDEPAQAEIPAQSDASDSSDASDSSDADPAKALVTA; translated from the coding sequence GTGTCCGCGTCACCGCAGACCCCTGCCGCCGAGGCCACCGCCCCGGCGAAGAAGTCCTCCTTCTCGTTCCCCTTCTGGGCCCAGATCGTCACCGGCCTCGTGCTCGGCGTTCTGCTCGGCTGGGTCTCCCGCAGCCAGGAGATCAGCTGGCTCGGTACGACCCTGGAGCAGGTGGGCGACATATTCGTCCAGCTCCTGAAGCTGGCCGTCGCCCCGCTCGTCTTCTTCGCCATCCTGGTGTCGATCACCAACCTCCGGAAGGTGAACAACGCCGCGCGGCTCGCCTCCCGCACGCTGCTCTGGTTCATGATCACATCGCTGATCGCGGTGGCCATCGGCCTCGCCATCGGCCTGCTCACCAACCCGGGCTCCGGCACCGGCCTCACCCCGCAGGACGGCAAGCTGCCGAAGCGCGAGGGGTCCTGGCTGGACTTCCTGACCGGCATCGTGCCGACCGACATCATCACGCCGTTCACCGAACTGAACGTGCTGCAGATCGTCTTCCTCGCCGCCGTCGCCGGCATCGCCGCCCTCCAGCTCGGCACCAAGGCCCAGCCGGTGCTGAACCTCGCCGAGTCGGTGCTGGAACTGCTCCAGAAGGCCCTGTGGTGGGTCATCCGCCTCGCCCCGATCGGCACCGTCGGTCTGATCGGCACCGCGATCGCCACCTACGGCTGGGACCTGCTCGGCAAGTACGCCACCTTCACGGTGGACGTGTACGTCGGCTCCGCGCTCGTGATGTTCGGCGTCTACCCGCTGCTCCTGTGGACCGTCGCCAAGGTCAACCCGCTCCAGTTCTTCAAGGGCGCCTGGCCGGCCATCCAGCTGGCGTTCGTCTCCCGCTCCTCGGTCGGCACCATGCCGGTCACCCAGAAGGTCACCGAGCGCCTCGGCGTCCCGAAGGAGTACGCCTCCTTCGCCGTCCCGTTCGGCGCGACCACCAAGATGGACGGCTGCGCCGCGATCTACCCGGCGCTCGCCGCGATCTTCATCGCGCAGATCTTCGACGTGCAGCTCGGCATCACCGACTACCTGCTGATCGCCTTCGTCTCGGTCGTCGGCTCCGCCGCCACGGCCGGCCTGACGGGCGCCACGGTCATGCTGACCCTGACCCTCTCCACGCTGGGCCTTCCGCTGGAGGGCGTGGGCCTGCTGATGGCGATCGACCCGATCCTGGACATGATGCGCACCGCCACCAACGTGGCCGGCCAGGCGCTGGTCCCGGTCATCGTCGCGGCCCGCGAGGGAATCCTCGACAAGGCGGCCTACGCCACCGCCTCCTCGTCCCTCCTGGACGAGCCGGCCCAGGCCGAGATCCCGGCCCAGTCCGACGCCTCGGACTCCTCGGACGCTTCGGACTCCTCGGACGCCGACCCGGCGAAGGCTCTCGTCACCGCCTGA
- a CDS encoding DUF4229 domain-containing protein, producing MRLGIFVGCLVLVAGLVRLGWVPSGLGDANPAWVVLLALVLSAPLSFVLLRKQRDEMSVAISGRVAGAKDKLAANRSQEDAAVDEAVRTS from the coding sequence ATGCGCCTGGGGATCTTCGTCGGATGCCTCGTCCTCGTCGCGGGTCTGGTCCGGCTGGGCTGGGTGCCCTCCGGTCTCGGTGACGCCAACCCCGCCTGGGTCGTGCTGCTCGCCCTCGTGCTCTCCGCGCCGCTCTCCTTCGTGCTGCTGCGCAAGCAGCGCGACGAGATGTCCGTGGCCATTTCCGGGCGCGTCGCGGGCGCGAAGGACAAGCTCGCCGCGAACCGCAGCCAGGAGGACGCCGCGGTCGACGAGGCCGTGCGCACCAGCTAG
- a CDS encoding FG-GAP repeat domain-containing protein: MTSTSYSRALLGIALTPVLVLAAAASAAAGTATATGTGNATATATGTAPATDAAPAAAATRAPGPWGTSVLHAPNPDPASSSGGLNALVSAGNGTLVSLTGDGLSRSTRIRPAGSTTWLAPKSWPDAGGYNTELVALGDGSVCLVWRAKRADDQNNYWLKVATLAPGATAFSEPEYVAAVPEKGYQHLAAAPDGRLVAVWSVSGVVKAAEKAGPKAAWTAPAALNEQPPSGSRDIVSMDLAVAGNGTALLVWQWKASKAVVALQKAPGAAGWTAVQNFPVPGVVNALPKVVAHPQGGFDVFYGGVGPLMNTRWSPAVGEWSTPHAALPSGNTYEMAGDPVYLPGGDLFVAIDPFTQGKLSYAVRSASTGDWLPYTQPFSTHKAVSAVSAAATSGGTVTLTWREGYAQAQYVMASVFKGGTWSAPRRLSSTGTSWAGAPRITADALGRPVVLWDEYKWSETNSVVLTGVYQATTTSRALPKWRDHTDDGKADLFGRDGTGLKVYAGDATKLTAGKRAITWPSVDTQVLPFGDLDGDGCNDVFARFPKGEARVYLTACGGLPDLQSAYVRVSSDWSAYDQVLSPGDVTGDGRADLVARSTSTGKLYVYANTGAVGFKARTLGGSGFGAYEKLIAAGDIDGDGENDLLALDASNELWRFGGTGTGTFKARSLVFKDWGTTYKDVVGGLDLSGDGRADLISLDKEGRAWLNRGNGKGGFGNRTQVGKATNWSNIRIS, translated from the coding sequence ATGACTTCGACCTCGTATTCCCGCGCGTTGCTGGGCATCGCGCTCACTCCCGTCCTCGTCCTGGCGGCCGCGGCTTCTGCCGCCGCCGGCACCGCTACGGCGACCGGCACCGGCAACGCCACCGCTACGGCGACCGGCACCGCTCCGGCGACCGACGCGGCTCCGGCGGCCGCCGCGACGCGTGCGCCGGGCCCGTGGGGCACCAGCGTCCTGCACGCTCCGAACCCCGACCCCGCCTCCTCCTCGGGCGGGTTGAACGCCCTGGTGTCGGCGGGGAACGGCACCCTCGTCTCCCTCACCGGCGACGGGCTCAGCCGTTCCACCCGGATCCGGCCCGCCGGCAGCACCACCTGGCTCGCCCCGAAGTCCTGGCCGGACGCCGGCGGGTACAACACCGAGCTGGTCGCGCTCGGCGACGGCTCGGTGTGCCTGGTCTGGCGGGCCAAGCGGGCCGACGACCAGAACAACTACTGGCTGAAGGTGGCCACCCTCGCGCCCGGCGCGACCGCCTTCTCCGAGCCCGAGTACGTCGCCGCGGTCCCCGAGAAGGGCTACCAGCACCTGGCGGCGGCCCCCGACGGCCGGCTGGTCGCGGTGTGGTCGGTCTCCGGCGTCGTGAAGGCCGCCGAGAAGGCCGGCCCGAAGGCCGCCTGGACGGCTCCGGCCGCCCTCAACGAGCAGCCGCCGTCCGGCAGCCGGGACATCGTCTCCATGGACCTGGCGGTCGCCGGCAACGGCACCGCCCTGCTGGTGTGGCAGTGGAAGGCGAGCAAGGCCGTCGTCGCCCTGCAGAAGGCCCCGGGCGCGGCCGGGTGGACCGCGGTCCAGAACTTCCCGGTCCCGGGCGTGGTCAACGCGCTGCCGAAGGTGGTCGCCCATCCGCAGGGCGGCTTCGACGTGTTCTACGGCGGCGTCGGGCCCCTCATGAACACGCGCTGGTCCCCGGCCGTCGGGGAGTGGAGCACCCCGCATGCCGCGCTCCCCAGCGGCAACACGTACGAGATGGCGGGGGACCCCGTCTACCTGCCGGGCGGCGACCTCTTCGTCGCCATCGACCCCTTCACCCAGGGGAAGCTCTCGTACGCGGTGCGCTCGGCGTCCACCGGGGACTGGCTGCCGTACACGCAGCCCTTCTCCACGCACAAGGCGGTCAGCGCGGTCTCCGCGGCCGCCACGTCGGGCGGCACCGTCACGCTGACCTGGCGGGAGGGGTATGCGCAAGCGCAGTACGTGATGGCCTCCGTCTTCAAGGGCGGTACCTGGTCCGCCCCGCGGCGGCTGAGTTCGACGGGCACCAGCTGGGCCGGGGCGCCCCGGATCACCGCCGACGCGCTCGGCCGGCCCGTCGTCCTGTGGGACGAGTACAAGTGGTCCGAGACGAACAGCGTCGTCCTGACCGGCGTCTACCAGGCCACCACCACCAGCCGCGCGCTGCCCAAGTGGCGTGACCACACGGACGACGGCAAGGCCGACCTGTTCGGCCGGGACGGCACCGGGCTCAAGGTGTACGCGGGCGACGCGACGAAGCTGACCGCAGGGAAGCGCGCGATCACCTGGCCGTCGGTGGACACGCAGGTGCTGCCCTTCGGCGACCTCGACGGCGATGGCTGCAACGACGTGTTCGCCCGCTTCCCGAAGGGCGAGGCCCGCGTCTACCTGACGGCCTGCGGCGGGCTGCCCGACCTGCAGTCGGCCTACGTCAGGGTCTCCTCGGACTGGAGCGCGTACGACCAGGTCCTCTCGCCCGGCGACGTGACCGGCGACGGCCGGGCCGACCTGGTGGCCCGGTCAACCTCGACCGGGAAGCTCTACGTGTACGCGAACACCGGTGCGGTCGGCTTCAAGGCCCGCACGCTCGGCGGGTCCGGCTTCGGTGCGTACGAGAAGCTGATCGCCGCCGGGGACATCGACGGCGACGGCGAGAACGACCTGCTGGCCCTCGACGCGTCGAACGAGCTGTGGCGGTTCGGCGGGACCGGCACCGGCACCTTCAAGGCCCGGTCCCTGGTCTTCAAGGACTGGGGCACCACCTACAAGGACGTGGTCGGCGGGCTCGACCTGTCCGGGGACGGCCGGGCCGACCTGATCTCGCTCGACAAGGAAGGCCGCGCCTGGCTGAACCGGGGCAACGGCAAGGGCGGCTTCGGCAACCGGACGCAGGTCGGCAAGGCCACGAACTGGTCGAACATCCGCATCTCCTGA